From one Blastocatellia bacterium genomic stretch:
- a CDS encoding ABC transporter ATP-binding protein, whose translation MTVREENRPYAVETENLWRTFGSVEALRSVTLQVPRGSIFGLLGANGSGKSTLLKLLMGHLKPTRGRIRILGHPLDGECIKLRERVGYVAEHHYLYEWMTVREIIHFTRAFHATWDDEKASALVRRFNLPLSKRVRELSRGNRARLALTLALSFNPELLLLDEPTTGLDPIVRRDFTTHILGERTESQQTVLFSSHIVEEVEKVADHVGILHEGRLLLAAPIKWLKESVRKIRCRTNGRTISSTDVPGFLRRESVNGDEWIIVRDFSEAILQALQDRGIVPLDVESLTLEEIFVETIMATTSEGARQ comes from the coding sequence GTGACTGTCCGTGAGGAGAATCGCCCATACGCCGTCGAGACGGAGAACCTCTGGCGCACATTTGGCTCGGTCGAGGCCCTCCGGTCGGTCACCCTTCAGGTGCCGAGGGGATCCATCTTCGGTCTGCTCGGAGCCAACGGCTCCGGCAAATCCACCCTGCTGAAATTGCTCATGGGGCATCTCAAACCGACGCGAGGCAGGATACGAATCCTCGGACACCCGCTCGACGGCGAGTGCATCAAGCTGCGCGAGCGCGTCGGCTACGTCGCCGAACATCATTACCTCTACGAGTGGATGACCGTCCGCGAGATCATTCATTTCACCCGAGCGTTTCATGCGACCTGGGACGATGAGAAAGCCTCCGCCCTCGTCCGACGCTTCAATCTCCCCCTGAGCAAGCGAGTGAGAGAACTCTCCCGGGGGAACCGGGCGCGGCTCGCTCTCACCCTGGCCCTTTCGTTCAATCCCGAACTCCTTCTCCTGGATGAGCCGACGACCGGTCTCGATCCTATCGTCCGGCGAGATTTCACCACTCACATTCTCGGCGAAAGAACGGAGTCGCAACAAACCGTCCTCTTTTCCTCACATATTGTGGAAGAAGTCGAGAAAGTCGCCGATCACGTGGGCATTCTCCACGAGGGGAGACTTCTGCTGGCCGCGCCGATCAAATGGCTCAAAGAATCGGTGCGGAAGATCCGATGCCGCACAAACGGCAGAACCATCTCCTCCACCGATGTGCCGGGATTCCTTCGGCGCGAGTCGGTCAACGGAGACGAGTGGATCATCGTCAGAGATTTCAGCGAAGCGATCCTGCAAGCGCTCCAGGACCGAGGCATTGTTCCTCTCGACGTCGAGTCGCTCACGCTCGAAGAGATTTTCGTGGAGACGATCATGGCGACCACCTCCGAAGGGGCACGTCAATGA
- a CDS encoding M23 family metallopeptidase, producing MIAWWWPRRESFFTQSAAAVLVAVMILPGPVIGQKRLEKFVNDKHRVSLYYSPDVWNFQLQSSPRSDLAVFTAKGDPEAVAVLNMFDRVPGFTLTPRQLYEMDKASLQSIFGGMEILDERMLTLGGASAHLVVFDGKEKRVIRYTIVHQGYVYLLGYFAPKERHATYLSDFKTMVDTFAIDGLTTRAPVPPIDPAVSAPPAPSMALEISTRPRKVFLEQIGDSVTWHYHLVVKNPTSVEVELQGALLKLMSGTRVVEDVKLDAEMLRQSVRTETTRIPPGGEIVLLNNAERRPASMRIDRVEYALQFRLAGDRLYQQVISIPLLSYRQKTSLMLPFNGTWRVVQGHDIFEGHRQAADGQAFAYDFVYEVEGRDRRPTSSSSRKPALEDFYAYGRKVRAPADGRVVRAVDGIEDGPPTLTRPPFVTPPANNPYRILGNYVVLDHGNGEYSLLAHLKKGSLTFKVGDLVKKGQILGECGNSGNSTQPHIHYQLMDGPDHFKSLGLPVRFSRYRSRLNEREVEVAVGTPVVRELVENLVPPTPPKPSPRLRKAPRTKASARSVPSRRRTQRR from the coding sequence ATGATCGCATGGTGGTGGCCACGACGAGAGTCATTTTTCACGCAATCCGCCGCCGCGGTGCTCGTGGCGGTGATGATTCTCCCGGGACCGGTGATCGGACAGAAGCGGCTGGAAAAATTCGTCAACGATAAACATCGGGTCTCGCTCTATTATTCCCCCGATGTGTGGAATTTCCAGCTCCAGAGTAGTCCGCGCAGCGATCTCGCCGTCTTCACGGCGAAGGGCGATCCCGAGGCCGTGGCTGTGCTCAACATGTTCGATCGGGTTCCGGGCTTCACGCTCACCCCACGTCAGCTCTACGAGATGGACAAAGCCTCGCTTCAAAGCATCTTCGGCGGCATGGAGATCCTCGATGAGCGCATGCTCACCCTCGGAGGAGCCAGCGCTCATCTGGTCGTCTTTGACGGCAAAGAGAAGCGCGTTATTCGGTACACCATCGTCCATCAGGGCTACGTGTACCTGCTGGGATATTTTGCTCCCAAGGAGAGACATGCGACTTATCTGAGCGATTTCAAAACGATGGTGGATACCTTCGCCATTGATGGGCTGACGACTCGCGCTCCCGTTCCCCCGATTGATCCCGCGGTGAGCGCACCCCCAGCCCCCTCGATGGCGCTGGAGATTTCCACCCGCCCGCGAAAAGTTTTCCTCGAGCAAATCGGCGACAGTGTGACCTGGCATTATCATCTGGTCGTCAAGAATCCGACATCGGTGGAGGTCGAACTCCAGGGAGCCTTGCTCAAACTCATGAGTGGGACGCGGGTGGTCGAGGACGTGAAACTCGATGCGGAGATGCTCAGGCAATCGGTTCGGACGGAAACGACGCGTATTCCTCCGGGGGGAGAAATCGTTTTGCTTAATAATGCCGAGCGCCGCCCGGCCAGCATGCGCATTGACCGCGTGGAATATGCCCTGCAGTTTCGTCTAGCGGGGGATCGCCTCTACCAGCAGGTGATTTCCATTCCGCTGCTCTCCTATCGTCAGAAGACCTCCCTCATGTTGCCCTTCAATGGAACCTGGCGCGTCGTTCAGGGACACGACATCTTTGAGGGTCACCGCCAGGCCGCCGACGGGCAAGCGTTCGCCTACGATTTCGTCTATGAAGTGGAGGGGCGCGACCGACGACCGACCTCGTCCTCATCTCGCAAGCCCGCTCTGGAAGATTTTTATGCCTATGGCCGGAAGGTTCGGGCTCCCGCCGATGGGCGTGTTGTCCGGGCCGTTGATGGCATAGAGGATGGTCCGCCCACGCTCACCCGTCCGCCCTTTGTCACGCCGCCAGCAAATAATCCCTATAGAATCCTCGGCAATTATGTTGTGCTTGATCACGGCAACGGCGAGTACAGCCTGCTGGCTCATCTGAAAAAGGGGTCGCTGACGTTCAAGGTGGGCGATCTGGTCAAAAAGGGGCAGATTCTCGGCGAGTGCGGCAATTCGGGAAACTCCACCCAGCCGCATATCCATTATCAACTGATGGATGGGCCGGATCATTTCAAGAGTCTCGGCTTGCCGGTGAGATTTTCTCGCTATCGGTCCCGACTGAACGAGAGAGAAGTGGAGGTGGCTGTTGGCACTCCGGTCGTGAGGGAACTGGTGGAGAATCTCGTCCCGCCAACTCCGCCCAAGCCGTCCCCGCGTCTGCGAAAGGCTCCACGCACGAAGGCCTCCGCACGTTCCGTTCCCTCGCGCCGACGAACGCAGCGACGATGA